CAAACAGGAAATAAACCTTCTAAAGGTATGATCTTCTACTGAGTTTGCACCCAGCAATGGAATTCAGCTCTTCAGCTCCCTCAATTAACCCTTACATAAAAACTCATCACATTCTCAGTGTGAAGTAAGCAAATATAGTTCTGAATTCAACCACAGAATTCGGATATTTTTGCCTTAATGAAGAATATAAACTCCGGAAACTGATCAGTAGTTTACGTGATATCAAGACCAGACTTAGGATGCCCAGTAAGGAAAATATGCTACAGCTACTTATCAATATGAATGTCATTAACAACAAACTCTATGCAATAGTGGTTAGTTAGCAAAATTCTGGAGGGGTCCATCAAGGACAAAGTTGGActaattgtttttttcagtcacCCTGTCTTGATTTATAAATACTACGTTACTCAAAAGCATTCTACGTTCAAATAATCAGCAGAAAGAGGTTGAAGGTTAATTTTCGAGATTGTTAAGCAATCAGCTGAACAGAATTGCTCTCCTGCTGAGAAAGCTACAAGTGAAATGGCTTTCCATCATGTATGCTGAATGCGTGCATTTGGTTTTGTATTACTAAGAgcagattaaataaattaaataaagcatATACAGGACTTGATAATTAAAATGAATGTATAGTTCACATGCATCAATAATGAGTATTTGCCCTAAGGAGGTGAAGGACAGCAGAATGTAAAACAGATGGCAGGCACCTCTCAGATCTATGAACCAAAACAATTCTTTTGGCCATGCTTACAGAATCGGTTAGTGCCCAAATTCTGTCcctctttttctggaaaaagcagaaacattgcTTGGAACTGTTATTGCTTTGGACGCTGACGGAAAATAAACTCCTCAGCAAGGATCTGCGCCTCCAGCACCCTGCCCAGGTCCCCTGCTTCCACAGAGCCACACTGCCTCTGCTACAGGGCAAGACAAGTGCATCCCAAATGCATGCCGCTTGTGCAAGCATCCAGACAATGAGAGAAGCCCAAATGAGGCATGGTGCTCAGGAAGCAACAAGTCTCTTTTTCTTCACCCTCCCTGATGATCTGCTCCATCTGcccctgcagaaaggaaagaagcatGGGTGAAAAGGACATGGCAGTGCTTAAAGTTACTGCCTGACTAAGCTGTGTGCTGATGGGTGGGGACTATTCCTTTCATAGCCTAATTTCACACTGTCCTGTTCCACTGATGGCTACCAATTTTTTTTGCACCAAGCTTTGCACTGATAGAATTCACCCACCTGCATATCAGCCAGACCAGaataaagctgctttttgtttttccacaagCATGGAGCTTTCCAGTGTATGTTTTTTGTTTAGGTGCAGAAGATGTTCCAACCTGACTCAGTGACTGTAATTAGTAATTCTAATTACCTGTGGATGTTTTCAGGTAGACCAAGCAAGTA
The genomic region above belongs to Ficedula albicollis isolate OC2 chromosome 4, FicAlb1.5, whole genome shotgun sequence and contains:
- the LOC101822049 gene encoding guanylate cyclase soluble subunit beta-1-like isoform X4, which encodes MVSLYRCLMTPENSDPQFHLEYRGPVSMKGKKEPMQVWFLSRKSTETEGQMEQIIREGEEKETCCFLSTMPHLGFSHCLDACTSGMHLGCTCLAL